The DNA window TAAGTGATTCAGAATGGCCCAAAGTAAATGTACTCGCACAGGGTTAGCTCTGTATAATCTGATCTCTGCTGTAGGCTGGgcatttatattttatcaaGTTGTAAGAACCTATCCGATGGTGGGGCAACCAGCCTTTTTTGACGTTACAAAGAACATCGTCACCTTTGTGCAATGTGGTGCCTTAATTGAGATCATAAACTCTCTATTTGGCATCGTTAGATCTCCAATCGTTACGACTGCTGCCCAAGTTCTTTCAAGATTGTTAGTGGTCATTGGTATCTTCCAACTATTACCAGAGACACCAGCTGCTCATTCCATTTCTTATATCACTCTACTACTAGCTTGGTCCACAACTGAAGTTGTAAGATACTTATTCTATTTCTTCACTTTATGCAGAAAAGATGGTCCACCAAAAGTTTTATTACTATTAAGATATAACTTGTTCTGGGTCCTATATCCAACTGGTGTTGCTAGTGAATTGTCGATCATTTACTCTGCACTACCAATTGCTGAGCGCGTTTACGGACCTTTATACAAGTACGTTTTGGTCGGTTCCATGTTGACCTACATCCCAGGACTCCCAATGCTATTCATGCACATGGTTGCTCAAAGGAGAAAAGTAATGAAGTCTCTCAAAGAAAATCCAGCTAAGAAGACCAATTAGAAAGGCacatattcaaattgtgTTTTCATATATACAGAAATATAGTCCGGCAACTTCGAATCTAGACGTTCTTTAAAAACAGTCACCTAATTTTATCGTGAGCTACATACTAAATACCATTCACAAGCAGTAACGTCCTGCCAAACTTTCATCTAGCTGCTACTGTCTTTCGCCAAACATATACATCATATTCTCCATGTAGCTCCACATGTTACCCTGCACATGATATTGAATTGGATATAAAGGAATCTTTAGCTCAGTAAGATATAATATGTTACGGactattgaagaaagaatcCCCATTGCAAAGGCAATAATCATCACTGTGCCAAATTGAAGATCTATATATGATATTACTGAACCCAGGTATTTTGAAAGGACCAAAAACTTTGCTCGTCTCTCCTTTTGCCAAGTATTTTTGTAAAAGGAACGGTATCGTTCGCCACATTTCTAATGAAACCTCAATATTACGTACAGACTCAAGTGCATCccaacaaaagaagatagaTACGACACCTTTAAAGCTGTCCAATGAATTATATGCCATTTTCAGGATCCATAACAGACCTTACGTAGTGACAAAGGGCGATAAAGTAATATTGCCTTTCAAAATGAAGCAAGCTGACGTAGGAGACACGTTACACCTGACTGATGTGATAACACTTGGCTCGCgaaattacaaaatggTTGAATACCCAATTGATCGTTCATTATATACCTTAACTGCTACTGTGTTGGAGAAAACCAAACGGAAATTTCATATAAGAGAAGTGACGAAACGAAGAAATAGAAGAGTCCGTCACGCCAAGAGCAAAGGAGATTTAACTGTAATTAGAATCAGTGAATTGAAAGTACATTAATAGTGGAAACTAATACTTGTAAATAGCCTTAACATTCctattaaattttgtattcaaaattgatatataaataaaatattcagTGTAATGTACGATGATCATTTTTGCGATAttacgaaaaaaaaaataaaataaaaataaaacatcgagtaatttgaaataataatgggCTGTTGATTTAATGATCAAATCTCATAAGGAACCTAGACATTTCACGACAAAATTCTTGACTCAAAAGGTATAGAAAATAGGAAGAGAGAGCAGGATATGCCCTTCCTCAAAAAGATCACACATTCACATTCCCGTTCTGGGTCCGGCTCATCCATAAAAACCGGCTCTGGATTAGCGTCCTCTGCTAGTTCAAGCAAGCAATCTAGTAGGTCACGGAAGCAGTTATCCACAGATTCAAGGGGTTCACATGTATCTTCTAGTTCCGTTCAACATAGCATTTCAGAAGCCGATACCAGGACAAGAAATAGTAGAAGTGCAATATTGGATGATTTAGCGGTATATACGCTGGAGTCTACACAGTCGCCCATTCAAGTAAATACGCCAACCATGTCCACTGTAAGCGAGCCTGCGGCAGGTGGCTCAAGGAAGTCATCTGGCGATACCAGCACCAATAGCTTGTCGTTCGAGAAACTCATATTGTCATGGGATTCAACAGATCCTGAAGAATGGACAGCTCAAAGAATTGCATCATGgttgaaatttcatgaaTTCCCGGAAACATGGATAGCTTGTTTCAGGCGATATCAATTAGAAGGCAATAGATTTCTGAAGTTATTAGCTCGTGAGAACTTTGCCCTGTATGAAAAGTATCTTCCTGAATCTAAAAGTGCATCATATGAAAGATTTCAAgatcttttgaaacaaacTTTGACAAAAAGTGTTAATTACAACCATATAAGGCAAAAAAGTTTGGATAGGACAAAAGAATCAAGAAGCTCAAGtgaatcaattaaatcCAGATACAAGACAGAAAAGTCCAAAGAAGAGGTAGGAGGTTCCAGATCGGCATCTGAGTCTATACTAACACCAACTAAGACACCTATTAGCaagaatgatgaaaaagCCAAAATTAGAACTCATCAAAAAGCAAAAAGCGCTAGTTCTTTGTATAGAAGAAGTTTTATATCACTCAGGGGATCGCTATCCAATTCCTCAGGAAACAAAAGCCCTTCATCCAACATCAAACTCAAGATTCCATCCAGGCCTCCATCTATTGTAGAAACAAGTAGTGCTACTACTAAATCAATTACTCCTCCCGTATCACCATCTTATCCTCAACTGTTCAAGAAGCACCAGAAGAGTAGTTCTTCGGAATCATCTCTTCTAAATTCCATTCGTGGAACATCACACAATAGCAATGCAATATCACCAATTGCTGCGATGGATGAACCTCCAGAGAAACGCGCATTTCAAACATCTAAGAATCATTCTACTGAAAGCTTACCAAAGTCCTCCAAAGGCAACAATTCTGACGTGTCTTCCCCATTTAAGCAACTCACACACGAGGATAGAGAGACCTTATGGAGCAAAATAAGGAGAAGAAGCCAATTCTCCTCTCCACAATCCAATCTAACTATAGCACCACCTCCACTATCATCGTCGCCATCAAGTACCAGAACTTTAACTCCGACAACGACGAACAATGCCAGCTCACCTAAAACTGATGTGCTAAAGATTAAGCTTCCGAAAAATGTAACACATACGATAAGTGATAATATGGAATCTCCCATAAGTAGAACAGCCCTGGAAAAAAGATTCCTTCCCAGTAGACAGGTAAAAAATGAGCTTTACATTTTGGTGACAAAAGACAATAAATCATATATTCCGGTGAAAATCGAAAGTATAAAAACTAGTAAAGAGTGCAAAGatcttttttctaattcattaGGAATCAATCACGACAATATCTCAATCCAAATGACCGACTATCGTTCAACACCTGGTTCTCCATTGACTGACGATCTTCTTGACACACTAGTGGGCAACCTGTTCACTGGAACGACACTAAAATTTTTCGTGAAAGATCTGAGCTCAGCACCACAACGGACGAGGGCAAGCACTACAATAAGCGAACTACATCCCTCTTTGAGGCCGAAAAGAAGTAAAAACTCGGTCCGATCTAGAGCAAGTAGTATGGCGGCCGACGAAGTATCGATCGTGACATCATCATCGGATATAACCTCTTTTGACGAGCATGGTGTAGGACGTAGATATCCACAAACACCTAGCTATTTATATGATACCAATGAAGGCGAGGAACTTAATTATTGGAATGTCAAAGATCATGTACCAGATGATATAAAAGCTATAAATAAACCTCTTCCTGTTCTCAATCTATCACTTCCAGATAAAGCCCACAAAACACTCACACCAAAACCTTCCCAGGgctcttttcaaatatttagGAAAGAAGAGGCTAGTGAGATCGATTTTAACAAGCGACGTGAATCCCCATACGTAAA is part of the Kazachstania africana CBS 2517 chromosome 1, complete genome genome and encodes:
- the PHS1 gene encoding enoyl-CoA hydratase PHS1 (similar to Saccharomyces cerevisiae PHS1 (YJL097W); ancestral locus Anc_1.269), with protein sequence MAQSKCTRTGLALYNLISAVGWAFIFYQVVRTYPMVGQPAFFDVTKNIVTFVQCGALIEIINSLFGIVRSPIVTTAAQVLSRLLVVIGIFQLLPETPAAHSISYITLLLAWSTTEVVRYLFYFFTLCRKDGPPKVLLLLRYNLFWVLYPTGVASELSIIYSALPIAERVYGPLYKYVLVGSMLTYIPGLPMLFMHMVAQRRKVMKSLKENPAKKTN
- the MRPL49 gene encoding mitochondrial 54S ribosomal protein bL21m (similar to Saccharomyces cerevisiae MRPL49 (YJL096W); ancestral locus Anc_1.270) codes for the protein MILLNPGILKGPKTLLVSPFAKYFCKRNGIVRHISNETSILRTDSSASQQKKIDTTPLKLSNELYAIFRIHNRPYVVTKGDKVILPFKMKQADVGDTLHLTDVITLGSRNYKMVEYPIDRSLYTLTATVLEKTKRKFHIREVTKRRNRRVRHAKSKGDLTVIRISELKVH
- the BCK1 gene encoding mitogen-activated protein kinase kinase kinase BCK1 (similar to Saccharomyces cerevisiae BCK1 (YJL095W); ancestral locus Anc_1.271), which gives rise to MPFLKKITHSHSRSGSGSSIKTGSGLASSASSSKQSSRSRKQLSTDSRGSHVSSSSVQHSISEADTRTRNSRSAILDDLAVYTLESTQSPIQVNTPTMSTVSEPAAGGSRKSSGDTSTNSLSFEKLILSWDSTDPEEWTAQRIASWLKFHEFPETWIACFRRYQLEGNRFLKLLARENFALYEKYLPESKSASYERFQDLLKQTLTKSVNYNHIRQKSLDRTKESRSSSESIKSRYKTEKSKEEVGGSRSASESILTPTKTPISKNDEKAKIRTHQKAKSASSLYRRSFISLRGSLSNSSGNKSPSSNIKLKIPSRPPSIVETSSATTKSITPPVSPSYPQLFKKHQKSSSSESSLLNSIRGTSHNSNAISPIAAMDEPPEKRAFQTSKNHSTESLPKSSKGNNSDVSSPFKQLTHEDRETLWSKIRRRSQFSSPQSNLTIAPPPLSSSPSSTRTLTPTTTNNASSPKTDVLKIKLPKNVTHTISDNMESPISRTALEKRFLPSRQVKNELYILVTKDNKSYIPVKIESIKTSKECKDLFSNSLGINHDNISIQMTDYRSTPGSPLTDDLLDTLVGNLFTGTTLKFFVKDLSSAPQRTRASTTISELHPSLRPKRSKNSVRSRASSMAADEVSIVTSSSDITSFDEHGVGRRYPQTPSYLYDTNEGEELNYWNVKDHVPDDIKAINKPLPVLNLSLPDKAHKTLTPKPSQGSFQIFRKEEASEIDFNKRRESPYVKPELAPKREAPKAPITISPQRNRSMSMGAAPKLRRSNTKVSRKQLTKPLPPLMVISSKNSNQSTDSIVSSYTPGSTQVLVPQPYKGANEVLRKRTSEDSLNPVSNFIMKQKINRSTSNASVTNSIYSSPSPLLKRGSSRRIVSSSSAADVFEENDITFADAPALPDNDDYSSDSSDDIIWSTTKPKGQQRSGSKETFKPDGNQSDVISAPLESNAADNIERKMTLRPSPEVVYQNLEKFFPRANLDKPVLEGVSSPTSPTPSKNIASFNATTINETGLEVEPSAMQPENGSVLSPRLKLPRRTKTIRTIAHEASEARKQSIKLKRQNTKMWGTRMVEVTEKQLVAINKSKNSRGEYKEFAWMKGEMIGKGSFGAVYLCLNVTTGEMMAVKQVEVPKYSSQDENIISTVEALRSEVSTLKDLDHLNIVQYLGFENKDNIYSLFLEYVAGGSVGSLIRMYGRFDEAMIRHLTIQVLRGLSYLHSRGILHRDMKADNLLLDQDGVCKISDFGISRKSNDIYSNSDMTMRGTVFWMAPEMVDTKQGYSAKVDIWSLGCVVLEMFAGKRPWSNLEVVAAMFKIGKSKSAPPIPEDTLPLISQDGRQFLDSCFEIDPESRPTADKLLSHAFSKVYPSFNFKSTELCKFIKSNDKINSSKLRVASKDVND